The DNA segment CGACAAACAAGCAAAAATAAGCCTTTAGTTGATGATATTATAACCGTCATTACCTCTCGTAAAATGATAGTGATGCTATTATTAGGCTTTTCATCTGGCTTACCATTATTATTAAGTATTTCAACGCTTATTGCTTGGTTTAGCCAGTCTGATATTTCAACGGAAAAAATTGGTCTTTTAACATTGATCAGCGCACCTTATACCTTTAAGTTTATCTGGTCACCGATTATGGATCGATTCTCACTACCTTTTTTAGGTCATCGCCGTGGCTGGATACTAGTGATGCAAATTCTATTAATGCTTACTGTCGCTTTAAATGCCTTATTTACCCCTGAAAATAACCCATGGGCATTAGCATTTTTAAATTTAATTATTGCTTTTCTATCTGCTACACAAGATATCAATATTAATGCCTATCAGGCTGATGTTTTAAAACCAGATGAGCGTGCATTAGGCGGCGCAGTATCTACTCTAGGCTATCGAATTGCTATGTTTGCATCTGGTGCTGGCGCATTACTGATTGCTTCAAGTTTTGGTTGGCACAATGCTTATATTGTTATCAGCTTACTATTCATTATTGGTATTATTGGGACCCTAGTTGCGCCAAAGGCAATTAAAGTGAGAACCCATGCACCAAAAACACTCTTTCAAGCAGCTATATTACCCTTTATCGATTTTTTCCAACGTCATCATTTTATTAGTGCAATTTTAATTCTGTTACTAATTATTGTTTATAAGTTAGGTGACCAACTTGCTTTTTCTCTTAATACTGTTTTTTTCCTAAGAGGACTTAATTTTTCACTTAATGAAGTAGCCATTGCATTTAAATTTAGCGCCATGATCTTTACGATTTTAGGTACCTTAACCGGCGGCTTTATTATGAAACGCATTGGCATTTACAAAGGTTTTTTATATTTTAGCCTTGCTATGGCATTAGCGAATCTATGCTATGCCATCTTAGCAATTGTTGGTAAAAGCTTTTATCTAATGACGCTATCGGTTGCCGTTGAGTATTTTGCAGGTGGGCTTGGCTCGGCTGCATTTTTAGCCTTTCTATTTTCCTTATGTAATCAAAATTATAGTGCAACGCAATTTGCTCTTTTTAGTTCACTTGATTCGTTAGGACGCGTCTTTATAGGACCATTTGCAGGTTTTATTGCAACAACGTATAACTGGGCAACATTATTTTTATTAAGCACATGCATTGGCATAGCTGTGAGTATTTTTATCTTATTTAGTAAACGAATCATTACTAGTATGATCGATGTAAAATAGCTTAAGTCTAATATGACATGATTGATATTATGTTTCTTCTAACCGTACAATAATAAGCTTTGTAATATTATATATTTATTGGGGAGGAAATATGAACCAGATAACAGAGCCAAAGAATCAAGAGTGCGAAATAGTATCTGAAACAACTAAACAACAGATAATACAAACTGTTCAAAAAGAAAGCACAACGTGGAAAAAAGCCTTTAATAGTCAAGACGCCTTAGCCTGTGCAAATCAATATGAAGATGATGCGATCATGGAGGTTAAATCGATTGGTACATTTCAAGGTAAAAAAGCAATTCAAGCATTTTGGCAAAAAATCATCGATGATGGTTTTTTAGATGTTGAGTATCATAACCCAACAATTGAGGTAATTGATCAAACGTGCGCTATTTTATCATCGAAGTGGAAAATGAATAAAGCCTACGGTGTTATTTATAAAGAACTATGGGTTATACAACCTGATGGAAGTGCAAAATTAAAAGAAGATGTATTTGAAATCTTAGGTTAAAGATAACATAAGCTATAAATAACGTATTACTGTATAAAGTATTTTAACCATTCATTGGCTACAACTTGATGCGCTTTTGTTGTTGGATGCACCAAATCCCAAAATAAATGCGTATCAGGATTCTCTTGCACCAAAATATCTGTATCCGACTGGATATTACCTTTTAAATCAAATCCACCAACACTTAGAATTGATGGGTTTGTCGCATTTTCAAACCCAAATTCAAACGGTTTATTCATTACACGTCGCATAAATCGAAAACCATCGAATAGATGAATTTGGCTATCTCTATATTTTACTTTTAATTGATCGATTTTCTTATCTAGTTTAGCGTTTTCTTTAGTTAAACGATTCAGATAATAACGTTTAACTATACTTCTTATTTTG comes from the bacterium SCSIO 12844 genome and includes:
- a CDS encoding MFS transporter, with the protein product MSQLPLRQTSKNKPLVDDIITVITSRKMIVMLLLGFSSGLPLLLSISTLIAWFSQSDISTEKIGLLTLISAPYTFKFIWSPIMDRFSLPFLGHRRGWILVMQILLMLTVALNALFTPENNPWALAFLNLIIAFLSATQDININAYQADVLKPDERALGGAVSTLGYRIAMFASGAGALLIASSFGWHNAYIVISLLFIIGIIGTLVAPKAIKVRTHAPKTLFQAAILPFIDFFQRHHFISAILILLLIIVYKLGDQLAFSLNTVFFLRGLNFSLNEVAIAFKFSAMIFTILGTLTGGFIMKRIGIYKGFLYFSLAMALANLCYAILAIVGKSFYLMTLSVAVEYFAGGLGSAAFLAFLFSLCNQNYSATQFALFSSLDSLGRVFIGPFAGFIATTYNWATLFLLSTCIGIAVSIFILFSKRIITSMIDVK
- a CDS encoding isochorismatase, which produces MIQTVQKESTTWKKAFNSQDALACANQYEDDAIMEVKSIGTFQGKKAIQAFWQKIIDDGFLDVEYHNPTIEVIDQTCAILSSKWKMNKAYGVIYKELWVIQPDGSAKLKEDVFEILG